A genomic window from Odocoileus virginianus isolate 20LAN1187 ecotype Illinois unplaced genomic scaffold, Ovbor_1.2 Unplaced_Scaffold_44, whole genome shotgun sequence includes:
- the LOC110124377 gene encoding centrosomal protein of 70 kDa-like isoform X2, producing MTERKEAEWENINVLLMMHGLKPLSLVKRTDMKENVDLIIFDKQLSQTMRENLKTMMEETSRQQNMIQELIETNKQLKNELQQQQSRAADQEQRANDLEQIMESVKSKIGEMEDESVNRVCQQQNKIKELQKEHKALQCGLPKWLIGKESTCLCRRCKRHQFYPWVGKIP from the exons ATGACTGAG CGGAAAGAAGCAGAATGGGAAAACATAAATGTGCTGTTGATGATGCATGGCTTAAAGCCTTTGTCTTTAGTCAAAAGAACAGATATGAAAG AAAATGTAGATCTCATCATTTTTGACAAACAGTTATCACAAACAATGAGGGAGAATTTGAAAACAATGATGGAGGAAACATCACGTCAACAGAACATGATCCAGGAGCTCATAGAAACTAATAAACAGCTTAA AAATGAACTTCAGCAACAACAAAGCCGAGCTGCAGATCAGGAACAACGAGCTAATGACTTGGAACAAATTATGGAGAGTGTGAAGTCCAAAATTGGTGAAATGGAGGATGAATCTGTAAATAGGGTTTGCCagcaacagaataaaataaaagaacttcAAAAGGAGCATAAAGCTTTACAG tgtgggcttcccaagtggctcattggaaaagaatccacctgcttatgcaggagatgcaagagacaccagttttatccctgggttgggaagatcccctag
- the LOC110124377 gene encoding centrosomal protein of 70 kDa-like isoform X1 → MTEKQRKEAEWENINVLLMMHGLKPLSLVKRTDMKENVDLIIFDKQLSQTMRENLKTMMEETSRQQNMIQELIETNKQLKNELQQQQSRAADQEQRANDLEQIMESVKSKIGEMEDESVNRVCQQQNKIKELQKEHKALQCGLPKWLIGKESTCLCRRCKRHQFYPWVGKIP, encoded by the exons ATGACTGAAAAACAG CGGAAAGAAGCAGAATGGGAAAACATAAATGTGCTGTTGATGATGCATGGCTTAAAGCCTTTGTCTTTAGTCAAAAGAACAGATATGAAAG AAAATGTAGATCTCATCATTTTTGACAAACAGTTATCACAAACAATGAGGGAGAATTTGAAAACAATGATGGAGGAAACATCACGTCAACAGAACATGATCCAGGAGCTCATAGAAACTAATAAACAGCTTAA AAATGAACTTCAGCAACAACAAAGCCGAGCTGCAGATCAGGAACAACGAGCTAATGACTTGGAACAAATTATGGAGAGTGTGAAGTCCAAAATTGGTGAAATGGAGGATGAATCTGTAAATAGGGTTTGCCagcaacagaataaaataaaagaacttcAAAAGGAGCATAAAGCTTTACAG tgtgggcttcccaagtggctcattggaaaagaatccacctgcttatgcaggagatgcaagagacaccagttttatccctgggttgggaagatcccctag
- the LOC110124377 gene encoding centrosomal protein of 70 kDa-like isoform X3, translated as MTEKQRKEAEWENINVLLMMHGLKPLSLVKRTDMKDLIIFDKQLSQTMRENLKTMMEETSRQQNMIQELIETNKQLKNELQQQQSRAADQEQRANDLEQIMESVKSKIGEMEDESVNRVCQQQNKIKELQKEHKALQCGLPKWLIGKESTCLCRRCKRHQFYPWVGKIP; from the exons ATGACTGAAAAACAG CGGAAAGAAGCAGAATGGGAAAACATAAATGTGCTGTTGATGATGCATGGCTTAAAGCCTTTGTCTTTAGTCAAAAGAACAGATATGAAAG ATCTCATCATTTTTGACAAACAGTTATCACAAACAATGAGGGAGAATTTGAAAACAATGATGGAGGAAACATCACGTCAACAGAACATGATCCAGGAGCTCATAGAAACTAATAAACAGCTTAA AAATGAACTTCAGCAACAACAAAGCCGAGCTGCAGATCAGGAACAACGAGCTAATGACTTGGAACAAATTATGGAGAGTGTGAAGTCCAAAATTGGTGAAATGGAGGATGAATCTGTAAATAGGGTTTGCCagcaacagaataaaataaaagaacttcAAAAGGAGCATAAAGCTTTACAG tgtgggcttcccaagtggctcattggaaaagaatccacctgcttatgcaggagatgcaagagacaccagttttatccctgggttgggaagatcccctag
- the LOC110124377 gene encoding centrosomal protein of 70 kDa-like isoform X5, producing the protein MTEKQRKEAEWENINVLLMMHGLKPLSLVKRTDMKENVDLIIFDKQLSQTMRENLKTMMEETSRQQNMIQELIETNKQLKNELQQQQSRAADQEQRANDLEQIMESVKSKIGEMEDESVNRVCQQQNKIKELQKEHKALQCSFPFSILRQHVLASVDIV; encoded by the exons ATGACTGAAAAACAG CGGAAAGAAGCAGAATGGGAAAACATAAATGTGCTGTTGATGATGCATGGCTTAAAGCCTTTGTCTTTAGTCAAAAGAACAGATATGAAAG AAAATGTAGATCTCATCATTTTTGACAAACAGTTATCACAAACAATGAGGGAGAATTTGAAAACAATGATGGAGGAAACATCACGTCAACAGAACATGATCCAGGAGCTCATAGAAACTAATAAACAGCTTAA AAATGAACTTCAGCAACAACAAAGCCGAGCTGCAGATCAGGAACAACGAGCTAATGACTTGGAACAAATTATGGAGAGTGTGAAGTCCAAAATTGGTGAAATGGAGGATGAATCTGTAAATAGGGTTTGCCagcaacagaataaaataaaagaacttcAAAAGGAGCATAAAGCTTTACAG tgcagttttcctttttctatactTAGACAACATGTGTTAGCTTCTGTGGATATAGTTTGA
- the LOC110124377 gene encoding centrosomal protein of 70 kDa-like isoform X7, protein MTEKQRKEAEWENINVLLMMHGLKPLSLVKRTDMKENVDLIIFDKQLSQTMRENLKTMMEETSRQQNMIQELIETNKQLKNELQQQQSRAADQEQRANDLEQIMESVKSKIGEMEDESVNRVCQQQNKIKELQKEHKALQSSKDQCRVHHVKCWTG, encoded by the exons ATGACTGAAAAACAG CGGAAAGAAGCAGAATGGGAAAACATAAATGTGCTGTTGATGATGCATGGCTTAAAGCCTTTGTCTTTAGTCAAAAGAACAGATATGAAAG AAAATGTAGATCTCATCATTTTTGACAAACAGTTATCACAAACAATGAGGGAGAATTTGAAAACAATGATGGAGGAAACATCACGTCAACAGAACATGATCCAGGAGCTCATAGAAACTAATAAACAGCTTAA AAATGAACTTCAGCAACAACAAAGCCGAGCTGCAGATCAGGAACAACGAGCTAATGACTTGGAACAAATTATGGAGAGTGTGAAGTCCAAAATTGGTGAAATGGAGGATGAATCTGTAAATAGGGTTTGCCagcaacagaataaaataaaagaacttcAAAAGGAGCATAAAGCTTTACAG TCCTCTAAAGATcagtgcagagtacatcatgtgaaatgctggactggatga
- the LOC110124377 gene encoding centrosomal protein of 70 kDa-like isoform X6, producing the protein MTEKQRKEAEWENINVLLMMHGLKPLSLVKRTDMKENVDLIIFDKQLSQTMRENLKTMMEETSRQQNMIQELIETNKQLKNELQQQQSRAADQEQRANDLEQIMESVKSKIGEMEDESVNRVCQQQNKIKELQKEHKALQARILERVAISYSRASS; encoded by the exons ATGACTGAAAAACAG CGGAAAGAAGCAGAATGGGAAAACATAAATGTGCTGTTGATGATGCATGGCTTAAAGCCTTTGTCTTTAGTCAAAAGAACAGATATGAAAG AAAATGTAGATCTCATCATTTTTGACAAACAGTTATCACAAACAATGAGGGAGAATTTGAAAACAATGATGGAGGAAACATCACGTCAACAGAACATGATCCAGGAGCTCATAGAAACTAATAAACAGCTTAA AAATGAACTTCAGCAACAACAAAGCCGAGCTGCAGATCAGGAACAACGAGCTAATGACTTGGAACAAATTATGGAGAGTGTGAAGTCCAAAATTGGTGAAATGGAGGATGAATCTGTAAATAGGGTTTGCCagcaacagaataaaataaaagaacttcAAAAGGAGCATAAAGCTTTACAG gcaagaatactggagcgggttgccatttcctactccagggcatcttcttga